The Streptomyces sp. NBC_01244 genome contains a region encoding:
- a CDS encoding purine-cytosine permease family protein produces the protein MAHQETTAAVDEVFRVETHGIDPIPDAERHGGAKDLFWLWFGSNLTFTYVINGALAVAFGLSFWQATAVVVISGLSFFAISAAGLSGIRTGTATLVISRAAFGVRGNWPAGVLNWVVSIGYTIVNTVVGTLALEVFFAEVGLGEGTLIRAVALGITLALTFAVAMWGHATVQFAERWMAYVLAVGFGALLVFVLPGAETTAPADALAPGLSGWSLAFVVMLAGPFSYLPMPADYTRYLPRTTSLKSITWMGALGGFVSSVALGIAGVAAATQTDMTDAVAGAESLLPGWFQPLFLALVLGGSVTNSIITLYSSSLNLQVLGIPWSRARAIVISAAVTGAGSLAALFLTDFTTSLLSFLSLLIIVFAPWGGVFLADMLLRRCRYDSDALHAGSGGAYWYRSGYHPAGMTALLAGMAFAALTCDSELWTGPLVAPLGGADLTLLGSVVSGLTYWALARRTPAYVPAA, from the coding sequence ATGGCACACCAGGAGACGACGGCCGCCGTCGACGAGGTCTTCAGAGTCGAGACGCACGGCATCGACCCGATCCCCGACGCCGAGCGCCACGGCGGGGCCAAGGACCTCTTCTGGCTCTGGTTCGGTTCGAACCTGACCTTCACCTACGTGATCAACGGAGCCCTCGCCGTCGCCTTCGGCCTCAGCTTCTGGCAGGCCACCGCCGTGGTCGTGATCAGCGGGCTGTCCTTCTTCGCGATCAGCGCCGCCGGCCTCAGCGGCATCCGCACCGGCACCGCCACCCTGGTCATCTCCCGGGCCGCCTTCGGCGTACGGGGCAACTGGCCGGCGGGCGTCCTGAACTGGGTGGTGAGCATCGGCTACACCATCGTCAACACCGTCGTCGGCACCCTGGCCCTGGAGGTCTTCTTCGCCGAGGTCGGGCTGGGCGAAGGCACCTTGATCCGGGCCGTCGCGCTCGGCATCACCCTCGCGCTCACCTTCGCCGTCGCCATGTGGGGCCACGCCACCGTGCAGTTCGCCGAGCGCTGGATGGCCTACGTCCTGGCCGTCGGCTTCGGCGCGCTGCTGGTCTTCGTCCTGCCCGGCGCCGAGACCACCGCCCCCGCCGACGCCCTGGCCCCGGGCCTGTCCGGCTGGAGCCTGGCCTTCGTCGTGATGCTCGCCGGGCCGTTCTCGTACCTGCCGATGCCCGCCGACTACACCCGCTACCTGCCCCGCACCACCTCGCTGAAGTCGATCACCTGGATGGGCGCGCTCGGCGGGTTCGTGTCCTCCGTCGCCCTCGGGATCGCCGGCGTGGCCGCCGCCACCCAGACCGACATGACCGACGCCGTCGCCGGAGCCGAGAGTCTGCTGCCCGGCTGGTTCCAGCCGCTGTTCCTGGCCCTGGTCCTGGGCGGCTCCGTCACCAACTCGATCATCACGCTCTACTCCTCCAGCCTGAACCTCCAGGTCCTCGGCATTCCGTGGAGCCGGGCCCGCGCCATCGTGATCAGCGCCGCCGTGACCGGCGCCGGATCGCTCGCCGCGCTCTTCCTCACCGACTTCACCACCTCGCTGCTGTCCTTCCTCTCCCTCCTGATCATCGTGTTCGCCCCCTGGGGCGGCGTCTTCCTCGCCGACATGCTGCTGCGCCGCTGCCGCTACGACTCCGACGCGCTGCACGCCGGGAGCGGGGGCGCCTACTGGTACCGCTCCGGCTACCACCCGGCTGGTATGACCGCCCTGCTCGCCGGTATGGCCTTCGCCGCCCTGACCTGCGACTCCGAGCTCTGGACCGGGCCGCTCGTCGCTCCGCTCGGGGGCGCCGACCTCACCCTGCTCGGCTCGGTGGTCTCCGGGCTCACGTACTGGGCCCTCGCCCGGCGGACGCCCGCCTACGTCCCGGCGGCCTGA
- a CDS encoding TetR/AcrR family transcriptional regulator: MLEEAMTAIAEDGLATLTMSALAERLGTSGGHILYYFGSKDRLLLAALRWSEHQLTAERAELLERRVTAHRKLALFLELYLPRGPRDPRWTLWIELWARIPSNEPLRAAQQEIDDAWQQDLEALLTKGVEQGRFAAGLDVPARASELLALLDGLSTRVVLGERGADRTTSLERARSAAALLIPHT, translated from the coding sequence ATGCTCGAAGAGGCCATGACGGCGATCGCCGAGGACGGGCTGGCGACGCTCACCATGTCCGCGCTCGCCGAACGGCTCGGCACCAGCGGCGGCCACATCCTGTACTACTTCGGCAGCAAGGACCGCCTGCTGCTGGCCGCCCTGCGCTGGAGCGAGCACCAACTGACCGCAGAGCGCGCCGAATTGCTGGAACGCCGGGTCACCGCCCACCGCAAGCTCGCGCTCTTCCTCGAGCTCTACCTGCCCCGCGGCCCCCGCGATCCGCGCTGGACGCTCTGGATCGAGCTGTGGGCCCGCATCCCCTCGAACGAGCCGCTGCGAGCCGCCCAGCAGGAGATCGACGACGCCTGGCAGCAGGACCTCGAGGCGCTCCTCACCAAGGGGGTGGAGCAGGGCCGCTTCGCCGCCGGCCTGGACGTGCCCGCCCGCGCCTCGGAGCTGCTCGCCCTGCTGGACGGGCTGAGCACCCGGGTGGTGCTGGGCGAGCGCGGCGCGGACCGGACCACCTCCCTGGAGCGGGCCCGCTCGGCCGCGGCCCTGCTGATCCCGCACACCTGA
- a CDS encoding putative leader peptide → MAARAFGLTKRRAIDFMRVAGALCR, encoded by the coding sequence ATGGCTGCGAGAGCTTTCGGGCTGACCAAGCGGCGCGCGATCGACTTCATGCGCGTCGCCGGTGCGCTGTGTCGGTGA
- a CDS encoding vanadium-dependent haloperoxidase, with translation MKPSRSALLSLGSALVLSATVALPSAAQAAPAPADGGAVVREWYDITAQTVATAGAATQVTNSRTWAISWLAAARAARAGREAPGGRDRAAFQDAAVASAVHDALVDLAPSRTAVLDAALAEPLRRIPDGRAEDRGVAAGARQAELALADRLGDGLDPASVNAPFTVPATAPGVWQPTPDGYAPAAQYGNRVARPFLLDSPDQYRIGPPPALDSRRYRADLAEVRAYGAADSTVRTARQTETATFWYGSSLTLYTEPLRVAVTRSHGSAAERAALVGLFHAALVDTQIATSDSKYAYTRWRPVTAIRTGAIAPDRTWTPLHQTPAHPDHPSGHTTYSGAAEVILDALAGPRTAPFALTSPTAPGVRRTYTGWEQLTRENVDARIFSGIHTRSADEAGVTLGKAVGRHALHRSGALLAPLG, from the coding sequence GTGAAGCCGTCCCGCTCTGCCCTGCTCTCCCTCGGGTCCGCCCTGGTGCTGTCCGCCACGGTCGCCCTCCCGTCCGCGGCCCAGGCCGCACCCGCGCCCGCCGACGGCGGGGCCGTCGTCCGAGAGTGGTACGACATCACCGCGCAGACCGTCGCCACCGCCGGCGCGGCCACCCAGGTCACCAACAGCCGTACCTGGGCCATCAGCTGGCTCGCGGCCGCCCGCGCCGCCCGCGCCGGCCGTGAGGCCCCCGGCGGCCGCGACCGGGCGGCCTTCCAGGACGCGGCCGTCGCCTCCGCCGTGCACGACGCCCTGGTGGACCTCGCCCCGAGCCGCACGGCCGTACTGGACGCCGCGCTCGCCGAACCCCTGCGCCGGATCCCCGACGGCCGCGCCGAGGACCGGGGCGTCGCCGCCGGAGCCCGGCAGGCCGAGCTCGCGCTCGCGGACCGCCTCGGCGACGGCCTCGACCCCGCCTCCGTGAACGCGCCCTTCACCGTCCCCGCCACCGCCCCCGGCGTCTGGCAGCCCACCCCCGACGGCTACGCCCCCGCCGCGCAGTACGGCAACCGCGTGGCCAGGCCCTTCCTGCTGGACTCCCCGGACCAGTACCGGATCGGCCCGCCACCCGCGCTGGACTCCCGCCGCTACCGGGCCGACCTGGCCGAGGTGCGCGCGTACGGCGCGGCCGACTCCACCGTCCGCACCGCCCGCCAGACCGAGACCGCCACCTTCTGGTACGGCTCCTCGCTGACCCTCTACACCGAGCCGCTGCGCGTCGCCGTGACCCGCTCGCACGGTTCGGCCGCCGAACGGGCCGCGCTGGTGGGCCTGTTCCACGCGGCCCTGGTCGACACGCAGATCGCCACCTCCGACAGCAAGTACGCGTACACGCGCTGGCGCCCGGTCACCGCGATCCGCACAGGGGCCATCGCCCCCGACCGGACCTGGACCCCGCTCCACCAGACCCCGGCCCACCCGGACCACCCCAGCGGCCACACCACCTACTCCGGCGCCGCCGAAGTGATCCTGGACGCCCTCGCGGGACCCCGTACCGCCCCCTTCGCCCTCACCAGCCCGACCGCCCCCGGCGTCCGGCGGACCTACACCGGCTGGGAGCAGCTGACCCGGGAGAACGTCGACGCGCGGATCTTCTCCGGCATCCACACCCGCTCCGCGGACGAGGCGGGAGTGACCCTCGGCAAGGCGGTCGGCCGCCACGCCCTGCACCGCTCCGGCGCACTGCTCGCGCCGCTGGGCTGA
- a CDS encoding amidohydrolase, producing the protein MSHSAPADLLLTGARIHTVDPELPEAEALAVRDGRIVWVGPDAEAADWAGPDTERIDAGGRLVLPGFIDAHNHVRLGSDDACVQLAGVRTLEAILDRIGAWREANPDAEWIEAEAFDYSAIPGGRMPTAADLDPVTGDTPAIVLSYDVHTAWLNTAAMRRLGVAKDRTDLPFGTAAVDPETGEPTGFVKDFAIKGLSRDGHRALRDLGVPWASPDRQYGRLAKSLDDAIGFGITTVVEPQNSLDDLELYDRARAEGRLRSRIVAALFHPRGTTEEDLDLFEAAAKVHAGDRFRVGPLKLYIDDVVEPRTAALLEPYTGCGSHRGETFYPAEEFAGLLARLDARGFQCFVHATGDRGIRTVLDAVEHARAVNGPRDARHQVVHVECLDPEDVPRFRELGVVACMQPRHCAPEIAGPGQDWAENVGEDRWHKAWPMRSLAEAGAVLAFSSDWNVAEMDPMIGIYTALTRRPLDGGEPWQEQETVDARTAVYGYTMGSAYANFLEQDRGSLTVGKAADFVILSRDILAVAPEQIPGTVAETVVVAGEVVHRAG; encoded by the coding sequence ATGTCGCACTCCGCCCCCGCCGATCTGCTCCTCACCGGGGCCCGCATCCACACCGTCGACCCCGAGCTGCCCGAGGCCGAAGCCCTCGCCGTGCGCGACGGGCGGATCGTCTGGGTGGGCCCGGACGCGGAGGCCGCCGACTGGGCGGGCCCGGACACCGAGCGGATCGACGCGGGCGGCCGGCTCGTGCTGCCGGGATTCATCGACGCCCACAACCACGTCCGGCTCGGCTCCGACGACGCGTGCGTGCAGCTCGCCGGGGTCCGGACGCTGGAGGCCATCCTCGACCGGATCGGCGCGTGGCGGGAGGCCAACCCCGACGCCGAGTGGATCGAGGCCGAGGCCTTCGACTACTCCGCGATCCCCGGCGGGCGCATGCCCACCGCCGCCGACCTGGACCCCGTCACCGGGGACACCCCCGCGATCGTGCTCTCGTACGACGTCCACACGGCCTGGCTGAACACGGCGGCGATGCGCAGGCTCGGCGTCGCGAAGGACCGTACCGACCTGCCCTTCGGCACGGCCGCCGTGGACCCGGAGACCGGCGAGCCCACCGGCTTCGTCAAGGACTTCGCCATCAAGGGGCTGTCCCGCGACGGCCACCGCGCCCTGCGCGACCTCGGCGTGCCGTGGGCCTCCCCGGACCGCCAGTACGGGCGCCTCGCCAAGAGCCTCGACGACGCGATCGGCTTCGGGATCACCACCGTCGTGGAGCCGCAGAACTCCCTCGACGACCTGGAACTGTACGACCGGGCGCGCGCCGAGGGCCGGCTGCGCTCGCGGATCGTCGCCGCGCTGTTCCACCCGCGCGGCACGACCGAGGAGGACCTCGACCTCTTCGAGGCGGCGGCCAAGGTGCACGCGGGGGACCGCTTCCGGGTGGGCCCCCTCAAGCTCTACATCGACGACGTGGTGGAGCCGCGCACGGCCGCGCTGCTGGAGCCGTACACCGGCTGCGGATCGCACCGGGGCGAGACCTTCTACCCGGCGGAGGAGTTCGCCGGGCTGCTCGCCCGGCTGGACGCGCGCGGTTTCCAGTGCTTCGTCCACGCCACGGGCGACCGGGGCATCCGCACCGTCCTCGACGCCGTCGAGCACGCCAGGGCGGTGAACGGCCCGCGCGATGCCCGCCACCAGGTGGTCCACGTGGAATGCCTGGACCCCGAGGACGTACCCCGCTTCCGGGAACTGGGCGTGGTGGCCTGCATGCAGCCCCGGCACTGCGCACCGGAGATCGCCGGTCCCGGCCAGGACTGGGCGGAGAACGTGGGGGAGGACCGCTGGCACAAGGCGTGGCCGATGCGGAGCCTCGCCGAGGCGGGAGCGGTCCTGGCCTTCTCCAGCGACTGGAACGTCGCCGAGATGGACCCGATGATCGGCATCTACACGGCGCTGACCCGGCGCCCGCTGGACGGCGGCGAACCGTGGCAGGAGCAGGAGACGGTGGACGCCCGGACGGCGGTGTACGGCTACACGATGGGCTCCGCGTACGCCAACTTCCTCGAGCAGGACCGCGGTTCCCTCACGGTCGGCAAGGCGGCCGACTTCGTGATCCTGTCCCGGGACATCCTCGCGGTGGCCCCGGAACAGATCCCCGGGACGGTGGCCGAAACGGTGGTGGTGGCGGGCGAGGTGGTCCACCGGGCCGGGTAG
- the adhE gene encoding bifunctional acetaldehyde-CoA/alcohol dehydrogenase: MQANEMVDGLVQGALTALDQFSSFNQEQVDHIVKKASLAALSQHGELAQLAVEETGRGLFEDKAVKNLFACEHVVNSMRGLKTAGVIRRDELNGITEIAEPVGVVCAMTPVTNPTSTTIFKALIALKTRNPIIFAFHPSAQNCSAEAARIVRDAAVAAGAPENCVQWVTAPSMEATGALMNHPGVSTILATGGNAMVKAAYSCGKPALGVGAGNVPAYVHKSAKLGRAIHDIVLSKAFDNGMICASEQAVILDTEIYEAGLTEFKRLGAHVVSAAEKTKLEQFVFGTTAYAADANGAKLNPAVVGKSPQWIAEQAGFTVPAEASILLAECNEVGENEPLTREKLSPILAALKASDTEHGLELAAAMVEFHGLGHSAAIHAEDEELVEEFGKKVKAIRVIANSPSTFGGIGDVYNAFLPSLTLGCGSYGHNSVSNNVTAVNLINVKRIGRRNTNMQWFKVPPKIYFERNSIRYLGEMDGISRVSIVTDKTMVSIGFVQKVVDILQAREGAVSIQIIDNVEPNPELSTVQAGAAMMRDFKPDTIIGLGGGSPMDAAKIMWLMYERPEVEFADTKEKFFDVRKRAYTFPSLGEKAKMVAIPTTSGTGSEVTPFAVISDPAAAQKYPLADYALTPNVAIVDPMLPMGLPPKVTADSGFDALTHATEAYVSAYSNDYTDGLCLQAIKLIFENLQRCVVDGPNDPEAREKMHNASTVAGMAFANAFLGMVHAMAHTLGNTFHVAHGRTNALLLPHVIRHNGTVTHKATPWPKAEVYRAPERFQEIAKMLGLPAATAAEGVESYAKAVEELRSKCGITSSFAEEGVDEQAFIEALPTQAMNAYADQCAPANPRMPMIDDLKQLMRQAYYGNAEGAPAKKAAAKKK; the protein is encoded by the coding sequence ATGCAGGCGAACGAGATGGTGGATGGACTGGTCCAGGGGGCGCTCACGGCGCTCGACCAGTTCTCGTCGTTCAACCAGGAGCAGGTCGACCACATCGTGAAGAAGGCCTCGCTGGCCGCGCTGAGCCAGCACGGCGAGCTCGCCCAGCTGGCCGTCGAGGAGACGGGCCGGGGCCTCTTCGAGGACAAGGCCGTCAAGAACCTCTTCGCCTGCGAGCACGTCGTGAACTCGATGCGCGGGCTCAAGACCGCCGGCGTCATCCGCCGCGACGAGCTGAACGGCATCACGGAGATCGCCGAGCCGGTCGGCGTCGTCTGCGCGATGACCCCGGTCACCAACCCGACCTCCACCACGATCTTCAAGGCCCTGATCGCCCTGAAGACCCGCAACCCGATCATCTTCGCCTTCCACCCCTCCGCGCAGAACTGCTCGGCCGAGGCCGCCCGCATCGTCCGCGACGCCGCCGTCGCCGCCGGCGCCCCGGAGAACTGCGTCCAGTGGGTCACCGCTCCCTCCATGGAGGCCACCGGCGCCCTCATGAACCACCCGGGCGTCTCCACCATCCTCGCGACCGGCGGAAACGCCATGGTCAAGGCCGCCTACTCGTGCGGCAAGCCGGCCCTGGGCGTCGGCGCGGGCAACGTCCCGGCGTACGTCCACAAGAGCGCCAAGCTCGGCCGCGCGATCCACGACATCGTGCTCTCCAAGGCCTTCGACAACGGCATGATCTGCGCCTCCGAGCAGGCCGTCATCCTCGACACCGAGATCTACGAAGCGGGCCTCACCGAGTTCAAGCGGCTCGGCGCCCACGTGGTCTCCGCCGCCGAGAAGACGAAGCTGGAGCAGTTCGTCTTCGGCACCACCGCCTACGCGGCCGACGCCAACGGCGCCAAGCTGAACCCGGCGGTCGTCGGCAAGTCCCCGCAGTGGATCGCCGAGCAGGCCGGCTTCACCGTCCCCGCCGAGGCCTCCATCCTCCTCGCGGAGTGCAACGAGGTCGGCGAGAACGAGCCGCTGACCCGCGAGAAGCTGTCCCCGATCCTGGCCGCCCTGAAGGCTTCCGACACCGAGCACGGCCTCGAACTGGCCGCCGCGATGGTCGAGTTCCACGGACTGGGCCACAGCGCCGCGATCCACGCCGAGGACGAGGAGCTCGTCGAGGAGTTCGGCAAGAAGGTCAAGGCGATCCGCGTCATCGCCAACTCGCCCTCCACCTTCGGCGGCATCGGCGACGTCTACAACGCCTTCCTGCCCTCGCTCACCCTGGGCTGCGGCTCTTACGGACACAACTCGGTGTCGAACAACGTCACCGCGGTCAACCTGATCAACGTCAAGCGGATCGGACGGCGCAACACCAACATGCAGTGGTTCAAGGTCCCGCCGAAGATCTACTTCGAGCGCAACTCCATCCGCTACCTCGGTGAGATGGACGGCATCAGCCGCGTCTCGATCGTCACCGACAAGACGATGGTCTCCATCGGCTTCGTGCAGAAGGTCGTCGACATCCTGCAGGCCCGCGAGGGCGCCGTGTCGATCCAGATCATCGACAACGTCGAGCCCAACCCGGAGCTCTCCACCGTCCAGGCCGGCGCCGCGATGATGCGCGACTTCAAGCCCGACACGATCATCGGCCTCGGCGGCGGCTCGCCGATGGACGCCGCGAAGATCATGTGGCTGATGTACGAGCGCCCGGAGGTGGAGTTCGCCGACACGAAGGAGAAGTTCTTCGACGTCCGCAAGCGCGCCTACACGTTCCCCTCGCTGGGCGAGAAGGCCAAGATGGTCGCCATCCCGACCACCTCGGGCACCGGCTCCGAGGTCACCCCGTTCGCCGTCATCTCCGACCCGGCCGCGGCCCAGAAGTACCCGCTCGCCGACTACGCGCTGACCCCGAACGTCGCCATCGTCGACCCGATGCTGCCGATGGGCCTCCCGCCCAAGGTGACCGCCGACTCCGGTTTCGACGCCCTCACGCACGCCACCGAGGCCTACGTCTCCGCGTACTCGAACGACTACACCGACGGCCTGTGCCTCCAGGCCATCAAGCTCATCTTCGAAAACCTGCAGCGCTGCGTCGTCGACGGGCCGAACGACCCCGAGGCCCGCGAGAAGATGCACAACGCCTCCACCGTGGCGGGCATGGCCTTCGCCAACGCCTTCCTGGGCATGGTCCACGCCATGGCGCACACCCTGGGCAACACCTTCCACGTCGCCCACGGCCGCACCAACGCGCTGCTCCTGCCCCACGTGATCCGCCACAACGGCACGGTCACCCACAAGGCCACCCCGTGGCCCAAGGCCGAGGTCTACCGGGCGCCGGAGCGCTTCCAGGAGATCGCGAAGATGCTGGGCCTGCCGGCCGCCACGGCCGCCGAGGGCGTCGAGTCCTACGCCAAGGCCGTCGAGGAGCTCCGCAGCAAGTGCGGGATCACCTCCTCCTTCGCCGAGGAGGGCGTGGACGAGCAGGCCTTCATCGAGGCCCTGCCGACCCAGGCCATGAACGCCTACGCCGACCAGTGCGCCCCCGCCAACCCGCGGATGCCGATGATCGACGACCTGAAGCAGCTCATGCGCCAGGCGTACTACGGCAACGCCGAGGGCGCCCCGGCCAAGAAGGCCGCAGCCAAGAAGAAGTAA